In Fibrobacter sp. UWB15, the following proteins share a genomic window:
- the dapA gene encoding 4-hydroxy-tetrahydrodipicolinate synthase yields the protein MQITNASQLTGVFPALFTPLKNDDPKNLRNSIDYKKMGQMIDDVIANGASGVLPAVTTGQSATVSPQQHLDVIKFTLDYVDGRVPVIAGAGSNCTRESIEMIENVQKIAPVAVLCVTGYYNNPPQEGLLKHYRTLSSETGAKIVIYNVPGRTSSYVHPDTLIELAEDKNIIGLKQAVEFGFGEKFHEDTMRVIKETKGKDFAVMSGEDGLFADLLEMGGTGLISASGNIPEATKTFVDLYKAFQAGDKEKAHNLQKDARDFIDITFCRKNPIPLGTLFNSPLFQPLVSVKDTANGADAVARIMKLIEEKAPSLKKYHV from the coding sequence ATGCAGATTACTAACGCTTCTCAACTTACTGGTGTTTTCCCCGCGTTGTTCACCCCGCTCAAGAACGACGATCCCAAGAACCTTCGCAACTCCATCGACTACAAGAAGATGGGCCAGATGATCGACGACGTGATCGCTAACGGCGCAAGTGGCGTGCTCCCTGCCGTGACCACGGGTCAGAGTGCGACGGTTTCTCCACAGCAGCACCTCGATGTTATCAAGTTTACGCTCGACTATGTGGACGGCCGCGTGCCCGTGATTGCCGGTGCCGGTTCCAACTGCACCCGCGAATCTATCGAGATGATCGAAAATGTCCAGAAGATTGCCCCGGTGGCAGTCCTCTGCGTCACGGGTTACTACAACAACCCGCCGCAAGAAGGTCTTTTGAAGCACTACCGCACGCTCAGCAGCGAAACGGGCGCCAAGATCGTGATTTACAACGTTCCGGGCCGTACCTCCAGCTACGTGCACCCCGACACCTTGATTGAACTTGCCGAAGACAAGAACATCATCGGCCTCAAGCAGGCGGTCGAATTCGGCTTTGGCGAAAAGTTCCACGAAGACACCATGCGCGTCATCAAGGAAACGAAGGGCAAGGACTTCGCCGTCATGAGCGGTGAAGATGGCTTGTTCGCAGACCTCCTCGAGATGGGCGGCACGGGCCTCATCAGCGCTTCGGGCAACATTCCTGAAGCCACGAAGACGTTCGTGGACCTGTACAAGGCTTTCCAGGCCGGCGACAAGGAGAAGGCGCACAACCTGCAGAAGGACGCCCGCGACTTCATTGACATCACGTTCTGCCGCAAGAACCCGATTCCGCTGGGCACGCTGTTCAACAGCCCGCTGTTCCAGCCGCTCGTGAGCGTGAAGGATACCGCAAACGGTGCAGACGCTGTTGCCCGCATCATGAAGTTGATTGAAGAAAAGGCCCCGAGCCTCAAGAAGTATCATGTTTAG